Proteins encoded in a region of the Cheilinus undulatus linkage group 8, ASM1832078v1, whole genome shotgun sequence genome:
- the LOC121513682 gene encoding fucolectin-1-like — protein sequence MKHSTALLLHLLLGSCSAYTYKNVAIRGKATQSTQYLHAYSMASNAIDGNRDPDFYSGSCSSTSSQTDPWWRVDLMESYIVTSLIITNRGDGCAERLDKAQIHIGNSLDNNGVANPLVKVIPHIPAGTSLKIPLTKPVEGRYVTVNLIGREKTLALCEVEVYGYRAPTGENLALKGKATQSSFFDAQGIAYNAIDGNRHNVRLDGSCSHTKREFSPWWRVDLINTHKVFSVKITNRREAQSAPRLNGAEIRIGDSLINNGNSNPRCAVIKNIPAGATEEFQCNGIDGRYVNIVIPGREEFLTLCEVEVYGSVLD from the exons ATGAAACACAGCACGGCTCTGCTCCTGCATCTCCTCCTGGGCTCATGTTCAGCCTACACTTACA AAAACGTGGCCATACGTGGAAAAGCAACCCAGTCAACCCAGTATCTCCATGCATATTCAATGGCCAGCAATGCCATCGATGGAAACCGGGATCCTGACTTCTACTCTGGATCATGCTCAAGCACTTCCTCACAGACTGACCCCTGGTGGAGAGTAGACCTGATGGAGTCCTACATCGTCACCTCCCTCATCATCACCAACAGAGGAGACGGCTGTGCAGAGAGACTCGACAAGGCCCAGATTCACATTGGAAACTCTTTAGATAACAATGGAGTAGCAAACCCACT gGTTAAAGTAATCCCTCATATTCCAGCTGGCACGTCTTTAAAAATTCCCTTAACCAAACCTGTGGAGGGACGTTATGTGACTGTGAATCTGATTGGACGTGAAAAGACCCTTGCCCTCTGTGAGGTGGAAGTGTACGGATACCGTGCACCAACAG gAGAGAACCTTGCACTCAAAGGAAAAGCCACACAGTCATCATTTTTTGATGCACAAGGCATTGCATACAATGCCATTGATGGGAATCGTCATAATGTCCGGCTTGATGGGTCCTGCTCTCACACCAAACGAGAATTCAGTCCCTGGTGGCGAGTGGATCTGATAAACACCCATAAAGTGTTTTCTGTTAAGATCACAAACCGCAGAGAAGCCCAGTCCGCCCCACGACTGAATGGAGCAGAGATTCGTATTGGAGATTCTCTTATCAACAATGGCAACAGTAATCCCag GTGTGCTGTGATTAAAAACATCCCAGCAGGTGCTACTGAGGAATTCCAGTGTAATGGGATAGATGGTCGCTATGTTAACATTGTTATCCCTGGTAGAGAGGAGTTCCTGACCCTGTGTGAGGTGGAGGTTTATGGCTCTGTCCTGGATTAG